A stretch of DNA from Limnothrix sp. FACHB-406:
CCTTGCTGGAATTGGAAGTGGTGCAGCGGTTGGGCTGGCTGACCCGTCCCGAGTTCTTGCACGGCGTGGCGATCGGGCAGGTCACCCCCGGCCCTGTCCTGCTCACCGTCGCCTTTGTGGGCTACAAAGTGGCCGGTGTTCTCGGGGCCCTCGCCGCCACCGTCGCGGTTTTTCTGCCTTCCTTTGGCTTTGTGGGGTTGGCCGCGCCCCTGTTGCGGCGATCGCGCCATAATCCTTGGGTACGCGCCTTCTTGCAAGGGATCACACCCGCCGTGCTCGGGGCCATTTTGGCGGTTACTCTGCCTTTGGTGCAGGCCGCTCTCCAAATCGATCGGGGGGTGGCTTGGCTGTCGGCGGCCACCGGGGCACTCTTGATTTTGGGAATGGTGGGCCTGTTGCGGTGGCGGTTGGCGGCTTGGCAGGTGTTGGCCTGCGGGGCAATCGCAGGGGTGTTGTTGGGATTGGTTCCCGGCGCGATCGGCTAAGTCTGCCCCCTGATCCAGTTCGCAGAAACCTGAACGCCAGGCCAAAGACAGCGTATCCTGAGAGCCGATCCCTGCTGCTGCGACCTTTAGGCTCTTGTTCTATGAACCCGCGCTACTCGCTGATTGTGCCCATTTTCAACGAAGAGGAAACGATCGCAGAGTTATATCGGCGCGTGGTGGCCGTGGGTGAGCAATTGGATGGGCCCTTTGAGCTGGTGTTAATTAATGACGGCAGCCGCGATCGATCCCTAGCCATGATCCGCGAGCTGCAAGCCCAAGATTCTCGGGTTTGCTATCTCTCCTTAGCCCGCAATTTTGGTCACCAAATCGCTGTCACGGCCGGCTTGAACTTCTGCCGAGGCCAAGTGGTGGTGATTCTGGATGCGGACTTGCAAGACCCCCCGGAACTGATTTTTGAAATGCTCGAACAATGGCGATCGGGCTATCAAGTGGTCTATGCCCAGCGGGTTTCCCGTCAGAAAGAAACCTGGTTCAAACGGTTCACCGCCTATGGGTTCTATCGCTTGCTCAAGCAACTGGCGGATATTGAAATTCCCACCGATACGGGGGATTTTTGCCTGCTCGATCGCGCCGTGGTGGACTTGCTCAACACCATGCCCGAACGCAATCGCTATATCCGCGGCCTGCGATCGTGGGTGGGCTTTCGACAAACCGCCGTGCAGTTTCACCGCGATCCACGCTTTGCCGGAGAAGTGAAATATACCTTCCGCAAATCGGCGCGGCTGGCGATCGATGGGTTAGTGTCCTTCTCCAAAGCGCCCCTGCGGCTGTCGGTTTACCTGGGATTGCTCTCCGCTGCGATCGCCCTGGTCATGGCCGCCATGGTTTTCTACTGGCGCATTTCCCAACCCCAATCCCCCGTTACAGGCTTTGCCGCGATCGCGATCGCCATCTTCTTCCTCGGAGCTGTCCAGCTCGTCAGCATTGGCATTTTGGGGGAATATGTGGGGCGAATTTATGAAGAAGTCAAAGGCCGCCCTCTCTATACCCTGTCAGAAGTCATCGGGTTCGATCGCCCCGCAAAATCCAGTTAAATCCCAGTTCAATCAACCCTAGGAACCGCACCACCACCCGATCGCCTTGATGACTCAGCTTTTTTCATCAGAGGGCACTTTTACTTTTAAAAATCATCCTTTTCAAGATTATCAATTTCAAAGTTATCAATCAGCACACATTTCCCAAGATAATTCTCAGATACTCTCTAGCGGTTCGACAGGGTAAACACCGTGAAACCTCGCTACTCGATTGTGATTCCAATTTTTAATGAAGCAGCAACAATCTTGGAATTATGGCAACAACTCCGCGCCACCCTTGATCAACTAGCAGATTCCGCTGAAATTATTTTTGTAGATGACGGTAGTGTTGATCACTCTGCCAAAATTGTGCAGGATTTGATCGATCGCGATCCTGAAGTTCGCCTCTTGCAGCTCTCTCGCAACTTTGGTCATCAATGCGCCCTTGCTGCTGGCATTGATCACGCTCAAGGGGATGCGGTGATCTTAATGGATGGTGATTTACAAGATTCACCCAGCGCCATTTTATCCTTCGTGGAACAGTGGCAAGCGGGCTATGATGTGGTTTATGCCATTCGTCGTAAACGCAAAGAATTCATCCTTAAACGCCTTGCCTTTCGATTGTTTTATCGGCTCTTAAATTATCTGTCTGGGTTAACCTTGCCCCTTGATGCTGGAATTTTCTCGCTCATGGATCGCAAAGTGGCGGCGGCTCTGCGATCCATGCCCGAGCGTAATCGCTACCTCAGCGGTTTGCGGGCCTATGCTGGGTTTCGGCAAACGGGAGTGGTGGTGGAACGGGGGCCCCGCTTCAGTGGCGAACCTCGGGTTACTATCAGCAAATTGTTTAAATTGGCCTTTGATGGCATCTTCTCATTTTCCGTCATTCCCTTACGAATTACGGTCTATGTGGGTCTGCTTTGTGCGCTGATTGCCTTTGCCTTGGGGTTGATTGGTCTCTATTTCAAATTTGTTTTGGGCCATAGCTTTCTAGATTGGGCCTATGGTTTGACCACAACCTTTTTCATGGGAGGAATTCAATTGGTTTTCCTAGGAATCTTAGGAGAATATATTGGTCGAATCTATGACGAAGTAAAACAGCGGCCCTATTACTTAGTCAGTAATCGGCTGGGATTTCGAGATTCAGCTTAAGTTCCCCAATTCACTTCCCCAGAACCTGCGATGAATCGTGGCTAGGAATCATGGCTAGGAATTGATCCTCAATCAATTCCTAGGTCTCCCACCAATCATGATTTGCCGGTTGCATCTGGGTGCTATTGCGCGATCGAGGGAGAACTAGATTTCGTAGTGCCATGTTCGA
This window harbors:
- a CDS encoding glycosyltransferase family 2 protein, which translates into the protein MNPRYSLIVPIFNEEETIAELYRRVVAVGEQLDGPFELVLINDGSRDRSLAMIRELQAQDSRVCYLSLARNFGHQIAVTAGLNFCRGQVVVILDADLQDPPELIFEMLEQWRSGYQVVYAQRVSRQKETWFKRFTAYGFYRLLKQLADIEIPTDTGDFCLLDRAVVDLLNTMPERNRYIRGLRSWVGFRQTAVQFHRDPRFAGEVKYTFRKSARLAIDGLVSFSKAPLRLSVYLGLLSAAIALVMAAMVFYWRISQPQSPVTGFAAIAIAIFFLGAVQLVSIGILGEYVGRIYEEVKGRPLYTLSEVIGFDRPAKSS
- a CDS encoding glycosyltransferase family 2 protein, with amino-acid sequence MKPRYSIVIPIFNEAATILELWQQLRATLDQLADSAEIIFVDDGSVDHSAKIVQDLIDRDPEVRLLQLSRNFGHQCALAAGIDHAQGDAVILMDGDLQDSPSAILSFVEQWQAGYDVVYAIRRKRKEFILKRLAFRLFYRLLNYLSGLTLPLDAGIFSLMDRKVAAALRSMPERNRYLSGLRAYAGFRQTGVVVERGPRFSGEPRVTISKLFKLAFDGIFSFSVIPLRITVYVGLLCALIAFALGLIGLYFKFVLGHSFLDWAYGLTTTFFMGGIQLVFLGILGEYIGRIYDEVKQRPYYLVSNRLGFRDSA